One stretch of Candidatus Binatus sp. DNA includes these proteins:
- a CDS encoding DUF3644 domain-containing protein, producing MSSRLKRPVRTHLDKARAAAISAVEVYNRPGSAFRTPHYLVLMTIAWTALFHAIFYKNGQRPWHRKKAGKSFRYVQIDGEFKHWELEECSNQFWQDKNPPERSRTGSMAIAREDWPIRSGTCGSYRPMSRTCRPKR from the coding sequence ATGTCGTCCCGCCTGAAACGGCCGGTACGAACTCATCTGGATAAAGCCCGTGCTGCGGCGATCAGCGCGGTCGAAGTTTACAATAGGCCGGGCTCAGCCTTTCGGACGCCTCACTACCTTGTCCTTATGACGATAGCGTGGACAGCTCTTTTTCATGCGATCTTTTACAAAAACGGACAGAGACCTTGGCACCGCAAGAAGGCTGGCAAATCTTTCAGATACGTTCAGATCGACGGCGAATTCAAGCACTGGGAACTCGAGGAGTGCAGCAATCAATTCTGGCAAGATAAGAATCCACCCGAACGATCGCGGACTGGTTCTATGGCGATCGCACGGGAAGACTGGCCGATCCGTTCGGGCACTTGTGGATCGTATCGACCCATGTCGAGGACGTGTCGCCCGAAGAGATGA
- a CDS encoding MAPEG family protein, whose amino-acid sequence MTLLRMYAITAIVLALKMSAISVAQGRARVAAGIFVNPEDARLFQANQAPEEAPAVQRAARAWLNDLENIPIFLILCWIYVAAGLSPTAFVVYCVVFMVARIAHTICYLNSIQPLRTIVFTVGALDTLALMVHLVIEIVLA is encoded by the coding sequence GTGACGCTGCTCAGGATGTATGCGATTACTGCGATCGTACTGGCTCTCAAGATGTCGGCAATTTCGGTTGCGCAGGGGCGCGCCCGCGTCGCCGCTGGCATATTCGTTAACCCCGAAGACGCGAGGTTGTTCCAGGCCAATCAGGCGCCCGAAGAGGCTCCGGCGGTTCAGCGTGCGGCAAGAGCGTGGCTCAACGATCTCGAGAATATCCCGATATTCCTGATTCTCTGCTGGATTTACGTGGCAGCCGGTCTCTCCCCAACCGCATTTGTCGTTTACTGCGTCGTCTTCATGGTAGCGCGAATCGCTCACACTATTTGCTATCTCAACTCAATTCAGCCATTGCGTACAATCGTTTTTACCGTGGGCGCGCTCGACACTTTGGCGCTCATGGTCCATCTCGTCATCGAGATCGTGCTCGCTTAG
- the drmC gene encoding DISARM system phospholipase D-like protein DrmC has product MKSSLTKLSTAAIVALSEALRSGRLTAPYSPIALRDYLAGPNDTEISAEFGNLFRSGMGAAHIAYVLDAITAERERTDSPERHIELVWSGPETMRSETRETGVVVRGMFAKAQRAVLVASYAVYQGHVIFKELADRMDQISGLRARMFLNIQRTYQDQRSEAELLAGFAKTFLENDWPGSRKPEVFYDPRGLSAEAGGKSALHAKCVVVDDEEAFITSANFTEAAQERNIEVGVLIRVPSFAKALREQFESIVSYGQLRRVPGI; this is encoded by the coding sequence GTGAAGTCATCCCTGACTAAGCTTTCGACGGCGGCGATAGTGGCGCTGTCGGAGGCGCTTCGAAGCGGACGTTTGACAGCACCATACAGCCCTATCGCATTGCGCGACTATCTGGCCGGACCGAACGACACGGAAATCAGCGCCGAGTTTGGGAACCTGTTTCGATCAGGAATGGGAGCAGCGCATATTGCGTACGTGCTTGACGCAATCACTGCAGAACGGGAAAGGACCGATTCGCCGGAAAGGCACATCGAGCTGGTCTGGAGCGGTCCAGAAACCATGCGCTCCGAAACCAGAGAAACCGGCGTAGTCGTGCGTGGGATGTTCGCGAAGGCGCAAAGGGCCGTGCTAGTCGCCAGCTACGCGGTCTACCAGGGTCACGTGATCTTCAAGGAGCTCGCGGACCGAATGGATCAGATATCGGGACTCCGCGCCCGAATGTTCCTGAATATTCAACGTACTTATCAAGATCAAAGATCCGAAGCCGAGCTACTCGCCGGCTTCGCGAAGACGTTTCTTGAGAACGATTGGCCGGGAAGTCGAAAGCCGGAAGTGTTCTACGATCCGCGCGGTCTTTCAGCCGAGGCCGGAGGCAAGTCTGCTCTGCATGCGAAGTGCGTGGTCGTGGATGATGAAGAAGCCTTCATCACCTCGGCAAATTTCACAGAGGCCGCCCAAGAACGAAATATTGAGGTCGGGGTGCTGATAAGGGTTCCGAGTTTCGCAAAAGCGCTGCGCGAGCAATTCGAAAGCATAGTTAGCTATGGCCAACTTCGACGCGTGCCTGGCATCTGA
- a CDS encoding glyoxalase/bleomycin resistance/extradiol dioxygenase family protein, giving the protein MATNVSPIPPNESRVAPYLSVSNAVEMIGFYKQVFGATETLRLDMPDGRIGHAQMTIGTGTIMLADEFPEMGFLSPKSIGDARSPVSIHVYVEDVDAVYKTALAAGATSLREPANQFYGDRNAQVKDPSGHVWDISTHIEDVTPDEMKKRMAALGDH; this is encoded by the coding sequence ATGGCAACCAACGTCAGCCCGATCCCGCCAAACGAAAGCCGCGTGGCGCCGTATCTCAGCGTCAGTAACGCGGTCGAGATGATCGGCTTCTACAAGCAGGTCTTCGGCGCGACCGAGACTCTTCGACTTGACATGCCCGACGGTCGAATCGGTCACGCGCAAATGACGATCGGCACCGGCACCATCATGCTCGCCGACGAATTCCCCGAGATGGGATTCCTCTCGCCGAAATCGATCGGCGACGCGCGCTCTCCGGTCTCGATTCACGTTTACGTCGAGGACGTCGATGCGGTCTACAAAACTGCGCTCGCGGCAGGCGCGACTTCGCTGCGTGAGCCGGCCAACCAGTTCTATGGCGACCGCAACGCGCAAGTGAAGGATCCATCGGGACATGTGTGGGACATCTCGACGCACATCGAGGACGTAACGCCCGACGAGATGAAAAAGCGGATGGCTGCGCTTGGCGACCATTGA
- a CDS encoding methyltransferase: protein MRASILLVDGVGIQDSWKDLEYCARTGEPAFRRTYPEANPFTLIESDPEQAKVFDDAMATFAPVTAAAIAASYDFSAFGKIVDVDGGSGSLLRVSAYR from the coding sequence ATGCGCGCGTCGATCCTGCTGGTCGACGGCGTCGGCATTCAGGATTCGTGGAAGGATCTTGAATACTGCGCTCGGACTGGCGAGCCGGCGTTTCGTCGCACCTATCCGGAGGCGAATCCCTTCACGCTTATCGAGAGCGACCCCGAACAGGCCAAGGTCTTTGACGACGCGATGGCGACTTTTGCGCCGGTCACTGCCGCAGCGATCGCCGCCTCGTATGACTTCTCGGCGTTCGGCAAAATCGTCGACGTCGACGGTGGCAGCGGTTCGCTGCTTCGAGTTTCGGCATATCGTTGA
- the drmB gene encoding DUF1998 domain-containing protein, which yields MRTQARPHGQIRQSQIVTTFGPGAMVDLPDHAVIIGGLEHWRGAGHQVHEERLENKIQTLLNIPAIKLFAPPIDSGDASAPRTGVTAWQFPEWFIAQGDEIRRDGFRSRPMVHRQALRSGKYLGNDRKTYRVIPIRFVQACSNGHIGDINWHDFTHEAKGDCRRQLWMDEIGTSGDLGDISIRCECGQKRSLVHTQRTAERPTPLGFCRGQRPWLGPASQEKCGGDDGPNLANRLLIRSASNSYFPQLLSVISIPDQDERVRKAVAPIWEDFLLYVENAADLLRERKKAKVAAALEGLSEEAVLKEIKRHKGGVYEPSKSIKQVELETLLSAEQEIGSDVPEGDFYARRVSLDERRKGPMAKVERVVLVHRMREVVAQVGFTRFEAAITDIDGELDLGVRRAELATDISWLPAVENRGEGVFIVLKQDAIAKWRKLAPVQKRETQLNQGFTAWQRKNPLSQAVFLGATYVLLHSLAHLLITAVSLECGYAASSIRERIYVSDAGSGILLYTGSPDAEGTLGGLAAVGRRIEEHLRTALELGRLCSNDPVCAQHGPDNRQEERFLHGAACHGCLLIAETSCERRNEYLDRALVVPTVEGLGAEFFREETA from the coding sequence ATGAGGACTCAAGCTCGACCTCACGGCCAGATTAGGCAGAGCCAAATCGTCACTACCTTCGGACCGGGAGCGATGGTCGATTTGCCCGACCACGCGGTAATCATCGGCGGCCTCGAGCACTGGCGCGGTGCCGGGCATCAGGTTCATGAGGAACGGCTTGAGAACAAGATCCAGACGCTCCTGAATATTCCCGCGATCAAGTTGTTTGCGCCGCCGATAGATTCCGGCGACGCAAGCGCGCCGCGTACCGGAGTCACTGCATGGCAGTTTCCGGAATGGTTCATCGCGCAAGGAGACGAGATACGACGCGACGGCTTTCGCTCTCGACCCATGGTGCATCGCCAGGCGCTGAGATCAGGCAAATATCTCGGAAATGATCGTAAAACATATCGAGTGATCCCCATTCGATTCGTACAAGCGTGTTCAAACGGCCATATCGGCGACATCAACTGGCATGACTTCACCCACGAAGCGAAAGGCGACTGCCGACGGCAACTTTGGATGGATGAAATCGGGACGAGTGGCGATCTGGGAGATATCTCAATTCGCTGCGAATGCGGTCAGAAGCGATCGCTTGTTCATACGCAACGCACGGCTGAGCGTCCGACGCCACTTGGCTTCTGCAGGGGTCAAAGGCCGTGGCTTGGCCCCGCCTCTCAGGAAAAATGCGGTGGCGATGATGGTCCAAATCTCGCCAACCGTTTACTGATTCGATCAGCGAGCAATTCATATTTCCCTCAGCTGCTGAGCGTGATTTCGATTCCGGATCAGGACGAACGCGTGCGGAAGGCCGTCGCCCCGATCTGGGAGGACTTTCTACTTTACGTCGAAAATGCTGCCGATCTCTTGCGCGAACGCAAGAAGGCGAAAGTTGCGGCGGCTTTGGAGGGACTGTCTGAGGAAGCGGTGCTGAAGGAAATAAAACGACACAAGGGCGGTGTTTACGAACCTTCCAAGAGCATCAAACAGGTCGAATTGGAAACGCTCCTCTCGGCAGAACAGGAAATCGGCAGTGATGTGCCGGAAGGAGACTTCTACGCACGGAGGGTGTCACTCGACGAACGGCGAAAGGGACCGATGGCGAAGGTGGAGCGCGTCGTGCTCGTCCATCGTATGCGCGAAGTTGTCGCTCAAGTGGGATTCACACGCTTTGAAGCCGCCATCACGGACATCGACGGCGAACTCGATCTCGGTGTCCGGCGCGCCGAACTCGCCACTGACATTTCGTGGTTACCAGCAGTGGAGAACCGCGGGGAGGGTGTCTTCATTGTTCTGAAGCAAGATGCAATCGCGAAATGGAGAAAGTTAGCTCCCGTTCAAAAGCGCGAAACGCAATTGAATCAGGGATTCACGGCATGGCAACGGAAGAATCCACTGAGTCAGGCCGTCTTCTTGGGTGCCACTTATGTTCTACTTCACTCGCTCGCACATCTACTGATCACCGCCGTGTCTCTCGAGTGTGGATACGCTGCCAGCTCGATTCGCGAACGCATATACGTGAGCGACGCTGGCAGCGGAATATTACTCTATACAGGGAGCCCCGATGCCGAAGGAACGCTTGGCGGACTCGCAGCCGTGGGGCGGAGAATCGAAGAGCATCTTCGAACCGCACTTGAGCTCGGCCGACTCTGCTCGAACGATCCCGTGTGCGCTCAGCACGGTCCGGATAATAGGCAAGAAGAACGCTTCCTGCACGGTGCGGCGTGTCACGGATGTCTGCTAATCGCCGAAACCTCCTGCGAACGACGCAACGAATATCTCGATCGAGCGCTAGTTGTCCCAACTGTCGAAGGATTGGGAGCCGAGTTCTTTCGCGAGGAAACTGCGTGA
- a CDS encoding VOC family protein, which yields MEAFAQEQASSASAPQPVRELETRPEGFHSITPYLQVEGAGGLIGFLKNAFGAEEIFRVPRGDQIAHAQLQIEGSMIEVADAIDKYKPNPTAIWLFVPDADAMYARALKAGATSLHEPTDQDYGDREASVKDPFGNHWYIATHRKDAEPLPEGMHNITPYLHPIGAPKVIDFLKSAFGAEEVFRAQDDAGTVHHAKIRIGDSIVAMGEAHGPYQPMPPALHLYVPDTDLTYQRALDAGAISIDEPVDQGYGDRYAGVKDPFGNVWYIATHKQTAAANVKMEQAEVAPHQRHGSIMPFMYFEDAAGAAELYKRIFGATETERITQPDGKVSHVHIEIGDTHLMLRDANTPDLAEYRAKGYATTPRALGGTPLHLYVYVADADAAFSRALAEGSKIVDTMEDKDWGDRCGGVQDRFGHIWYIATPLKADG from the coding sequence ATGGAAGCGTTCGCACAGGAGCAGGCATCGTCGGCGTCTGCGCCGCAACCGGTGCGCGAACTCGAAACGCGGCCCGAGGGCTTCCACAGCATCACGCCTTATCTCCAGGTCGAAGGCGCCGGAGGGCTGATCGGGTTTCTCAAGAACGCGTTTGGCGCCGAGGAGATCTTCCGTGTGCCGCGTGGCGATCAGATCGCGCACGCGCAGCTTCAGATTGAAGGTTCGATGATCGAAGTGGCGGACGCGATCGACAAGTACAAGCCGAATCCAACGGCGATTTGGCTGTTCGTGCCCGACGCGGACGCGATGTATGCGCGCGCGCTCAAGGCGGGCGCCACATCGCTGCACGAACCGACCGACCAGGATTACGGCGATCGCGAGGCGAGCGTCAAAGACCCGTTCGGGAATCATTGGTACATCGCGACCCATCGCAAGGACGCCGAGCCGCTGCCCGAGGGCATGCATAACATCACGCCGTATCTGCATCCTATTGGCGCGCCAAAGGTGATCGATTTTCTGAAGAGCGCGTTCGGCGCCGAGGAAGTCTTCCGCGCGCAAGACGACGCCGGCACGGTGCATCATGCGAAGATTCGGATTGGCGATTCGATTGTTGCGATGGGCGAGGCGCACGGACCGTATCAGCCGATGCCGCCCGCGCTTCATCTGTATGTCCCCGACACCGACCTGACCTACCAGCGCGCACTGGACGCCGGCGCTATCTCGATCGATGAGCCGGTCGACCAGGGATACGGCGATCGCTACGCGGGCGTGAAGGATCCGTTCGGCAACGTATGGTACATCGCAACCCACAAGCAGACCGCCGCAGCGAACGTCAAGATGGAACAAGCCGAGGTCGCGCCTCATCAGCGCCACGGATCGATCATGCCGTTCATGTATTTCGAAGATGCGGCTGGCGCGGCGGAATTATATAAGAGGATTTTCGGCGCGACGGAGACAGAGCGCATCACACAGCCCGACGGCAAGGTCAGTCACGTCCATATCGAGATCGGCGACACGCACCTTATGTTGCGCGACGCGAACACGCCCGACCTCGCGGAGTATCGAGCAAAAGGTTATGCGACCACTCCGCGCGCGCTCGGCGGGACACCGCTGCATCTCTACGTTTACGTCGCCGATGCGGACGCCGCGTTTAGCCGCGCACTCGCCGAAGGATCGAAGATTGTCGATACCATGGAGGATAAGGACTGGGGCGATCGATGCGGCGGGGTGCAGGATCGGTTCGGCCACATCTGGTACATCGCAACTCCGCTCAAGGCCGACGGATAA